The DNA window CCAGCCGGCTATTCGGGCAGAAAGCCGCCAGTCTGAACAGTCTGGCCCTGCCACGCAAGGAAGAGACCGTCCGCCAGCCTAGCTCACCGCCCTGAGCAACGCCTCGGCCAGAGCCTGGATATCCTCGGGACGATTATAGACGTGGGGCGAGACCCGGATCGAGCTGCCACGCTGCGACACGTACACCCGGCGACGGCGGATTTCGGCAAGAATGGCCGGAATCCGCCCGGCATCGGGCAGCCGCACGCCAAACAGGTGGGCCGAGCGCTCAGCACCAAGCGTATAGGGGCTGTCTGCCAACGCCTCGGCCAGCCCGCTGCTGAGCCGGGCGCAGTAGGCCCGAATATTGGCAACGCCCCAGCGGTCCAGCTGGTTCAGCGCTTCAATCAGCATCGGCACCAGGATAAAGTTGGACCGCTCGCCGGCGTCAAAGCGCTGCGCTCCGGGCTGAAACTCGGACTGGTAGTTGATCAGAGCGCTGAAGTCCTGACTGTTTTTGCGGGTGATCCAGTTGTGTTCAAACGGCTCGGCGTCCAGCAGTCGGTCACCCACCACCGCAAAACAGTACTGGTAGGGACCGAACAGCCACTTGTAGCCGGCGCACACCAGCAGGTCGGGCTGCGTCTGGGTAAAGTCAAACGGGACGGCCCCGATCGACTGTGTGCCGTCAACAATGAACAGGGCGCCGACCTCGCGTGCCCGTCGTCCAATCTGATCCACATCAAACGGCGTGCCGTCGGTCCAGTGGACCG is part of the Desulfurellaceae bacterium genome and encodes:
- a CDS encoding aminotransferase class V-fold PLP-dependent enzyme, whose product is MECQRHLFTLPEDQHYLNCAYMAPLLKSVEAAGIAGLRRKVNPAELVPADFFDETQELRRLFARLVNTTPERVALVPAVSYGMAIASHNTRLRPSQNVVIPGEEFPSNVYAWMAQCQQSGARLRFVERPDQEASDGWTTRLLDAIDRNTAVVTLSTVHWTDGTPFDVDQIGRRAREVGALFIVDGTQSIGAVPFDFTQTQPDLLVCAGYKWLFGPYQYCFAVVGDRLLDAEPFEHNWITRKNSQDFSALINYQSEFQPGAQRFDAGERSNFILVPMLIEALNQLDRWGVANIRAYCARLSSGLAEALADSPYTLGAERSAHLFGVRLPDAGRIPAILAEIRRRRVYVSQRGSSIRVSPHVYNRPEDIQALAEALLRAVS